The following are from one region of the Corylus avellana chromosome ca1, CavTom2PMs-1.0 genome:
- the LOC132187360 gene encoding elongator complex protein 2 isoform X1, which produces MSMNGGAEARRVFIGAGCNRVVNNVSWGACDLVAFGAQNAVAIFCPKNAQILTTLPGHRAAVNCTQWLPSNKFAFKAEQLERHYLLSGDADGAIILWELSLIDRKQWRHVLQIPQSHKKGVTCITGIMVSQNEAIFASTSSDGAVYVWELLFPSTPGGDCKLVCLESLFVGSKPMVALSLAELPGNTGHIVLAMGGLDNKIHLYCGERTGKFLRACELKGHTDWIRSLDFSLPICTNGDANSILLVSSSQDKGIRIWKLALQSSPCSIQGAYKKEEISLASYIEGPVLVAGSSSYQISLESLLIGHEDWVYSVEWQPPSSASVEGIDFYQPQSILSASMDKTMMIWQPEKTSGIWMNVVTVGELSHCALGFYGGHWSPNGNSILAHGYGGSFHLWKNVGVDLDNWQPQKVPSGHFAAVADIAWARSGEYILSVSHDQTTRIFASWQNEASLRDGDSWHEIARPQVHGHDMNCVTIIQGKGNHRFVSGADEKVARVFEAPLSFLKTLNYATSQNSSFPEDLQVDVQILGANMSALGLSQKPIYVQATHETPDRNGNDGLDTLETIPDAVPTVLTEPPIEDQLAWHTLWPESHKLYGHGNELFSLCCDHKGTLVASSCKAQSAAAAEIWLWQVGSWKAVGHLQSHSLTVTQMEFSHDDSMLLAVSRDRQFSVFTLKRTGIDEVSYQLLARQEAHKRIIWSCAWNPNGHEFATGSRDKTVKIWAVDQGSSVKQLITLPLFNTSVTALSWVGLGHQRNNGLLAVGMESGLIELWSLSVIRTDDCSFAAAGVAATVAVRFDPFTCHVSAVNRLAWKNPESEDSRNIQLASCGADHCVRVFEVKC; this is translated from the exons ATGTCTATGAATGGTGGGGCTGAGGCGAGGAGAGTGTTTATAGGAGCAGGGTGCAACAGAGTAGTGAACAACGTGTCATGGGGCGCCTGTGATTTGGTGGCCTTTGGCGCCCAAAACGCCGTTGCTATATTCTGCCCCAAG AATGCCCAAATTTTGACAACTTTACCGGGTCACAGGGCCGCTGTAAACTGCACACAGTGGCTTCCAAGTAATAAGTTTGCATTTAAAG CTGAACAGTTGGAGAGGCACTATCTACTCTCAGGAGATGCTGATGGTGCCATTATTTTGTGGGAACTATCTCTCATTGACAGAAAG CAGTGGAGGCATGTGCTACAAATACCACAATCACACAAGAAGGGTGTCACATGCATTACTGGAATTATGGTTTCTCAAAATGAGGCAATCTTTGCATCTACTTCTTCAGATGGTGCAGTCTATGTATGGGAACTGTTGTTTCCATCTACTCCTGGAG GTGACTGTAAATTGGTTTGTCTGGAATCTCTCTTTGTTGGTTCAAAACCTATGGTAGCACTTTCCTTAGCAGAATTACCTGGAAATACTGGGCATATAGTACTAGCCATGGGAGGATTGGATAATAAGATTCATCTTTACTGTGGGGAGAGGACAGGAAAG TTTCTTCGTGCATGTGAATTAAAAGGGCATACAGATTGGATCCGAAGTCTGGACTTCTCATTGCCTATATGCACCAATGGTGACGCAAATAGTATTCTACTAGTTAGTTCATCTCAGGACAAAGGCATACGCATATGGAAGCTGGCTCTACAGAGTTCTCCTTGCAGCATTCAGGGTGcatataagaaagaagaaataagcCTAGCATCTTATATTGAAGGCCCTGTGCTTGTAGCTGGCTCATCCTCTTATCAAATATCTTTGGAATCTCTTCTAATTGGCCATGAAGATTGGGTATATTCAGTGGAGTGGCAACCCCCTTCAAGTGCATCTGTAGAAGGAATTGACTTCTATCAACCTCAAAGCATCTTATCTGCATCTATGGACAAGACCATGATGATCTGGCAACCTGAAAAGACTTCTGGTATCTGGATGAATGTGGTTACTGTTGGAGAATTAAGCCATTGTGCTTTAGGGTTTTATGGTGGCCACTGGAGCCCAAACGGGAATTCAATTTTAGCACATGGATATGGTGGATCCTTCCATCTCTGGAAAAATGTTGGTGTGGATCTAGATAATTGGCAACCACAAAAGGTTCCCTCTGGGCATTTTGCAGCAGTGGCAGATATTGCGTGGGCAAGATCTGGTGAATACATACTGTCTGTCAGCCATGACCAG ACAACTCGAATATTTGCTTCATGGCAAAATGAAGCTTCTCTTAGAGATGGGGACTCTTGGCATGAAATTGCTCGCCCTCAGGTTCATGGTCATGATATGAATTGTGTGACCATTATCCAAGGAAAGGGGAACCATCGTTTTGTTAGTGGAGCTGATGAGAAAGTTGCCAGAGTATTTGAAGCtcctttgtcttttttaaaGACATTGAACTATGCCACTTCACAAAATTCTAGTTTTCCTGAAGACCTTCAAGTGGATGTTCAGATTTTGGGTGCAAATATGTCTGCTCTTGGCCTATCGCAGAAACCTATCTATGTTCAGg CCACACATGAGACCCCAGACAGAAATGGGAATGATGGTCTCGACACCCTTGAAACCATTCCTGATGCGGTTCCTACTGTGTTGACTGAACCCCCAATTGAAGATCAACTGGCTTGGCATACACTCTGGCCAGAATCACACAAACTTTATGGTCATGGGAATGAGTTGTTTTCTTTATGCTGTGATCACAAGGGAACGCTTGTCGCTTCGTCATGCAAG GCCCAGTCAGCCGCTGCAGCAGAAATATGGCTATGGCAAGTGGGTTCATGGAAGGCAGTTGGTCATTTGCAGTCTCACAGCTTAACTGTGACACAGATGGAATTTTCCCACGATGACAGCATGCTATTGGCTGTGTCAAGGGATCGTCAATTCTCTGTTTTCACGCTCAAAAGAACAG GCATCGATGAAGTTAGCTACCAGCTCTTAGCAAGGCAGGAGGCACACAAAAGAATTATCTGGTCATGCGCTTGGAACCCAAATGGTCATGAATTTGCTACAGGTTCACGGGACAAGACAGTAAAGATCTGGGCTGTTGATCAGGGATCTTCTGTTAAGCAGCTTATTACTTTGCCGCTATTCAATACTAGTGTCACAGCATTATCTTGGGTTGGTCTTGGTCACCAGAGAAACAACGGGCTCCTTGCAGTTGGAATGGAAAGTGGACTCATTGAACTTTGGAGTCTGTCTGTCATAAGAACAGATGATTGTAGCTTTGCAGCAGCAGGCGTAGCTGCCACTGTTGCTGTACGATTCGATCCATTTACGTGTCACGTCTCTGCCGTAAACCGTTTAGCGTGGAAAAATCCCGAGAGTGAAGATAGCAGGAACATCCAGCTTGCTTCTTGTGGAGCCGATCATTGTGTGAGAGTGTTTGAGGTAAAATGTTGA
- the LOC132187360 gene encoding elongator complex protein 2 isoform X2 codes for MSMNGGAEARRVFIGAGCNRVVNNVSWGACDLVAFGAQNAVAIFCPKNAQILTTLPGHRAAVNCTQWLPSNKFAFKAEQLERHYLLSGDADGAIILWELSLIDRKWRHVLQIPQSHKKGVTCITGIMVSQNEAIFASTSSDGAVYVWELLFPSTPGGDCKLVCLESLFVGSKPMVALSLAELPGNTGHIVLAMGGLDNKIHLYCGERTGKFLRACELKGHTDWIRSLDFSLPICTNGDANSILLVSSSQDKGIRIWKLALQSSPCSIQGAYKKEEISLASYIEGPVLVAGSSSYQISLESLLIGHEDWVYSVEWQPPSSASVEGIDFYQPQSILSASMDKTMMIWQPEKTSGIWMNVVTVGELSHCALGFYGGHWSPNGNSILAHGYGGSFHLWKNVGVDLDNWQPQKVPSGHFAAVADIAWARSGEYILSVSHDQTTRIFASWQNEASLRDGDSWHEIARPQVHGHDMNCVTIIQGKGNHRFVSGADEKVARVFEAPLSFLKTLNYATSQNSSFPEDLQVDVQILGANMSALGLSQKPIYVQATHETPDRNGNDGLDTLETIPDAVPTVLTEPPIEDQLAWHTLWPESHKLYGHGNELFSLCCDHKGTLVASSCKAQSAAAAEIWLWQVGSWKAVGHLQSHSLTVTQMEFSHDDSMLLAVSRDRQFSVFTLKRTGIDEVSYQLLARQEAHKRIIWSCAWNPNGHEFATGSRDKTVKIWAVDQGSSVKQLITLPLFNTSVTALSWVGLGHQRNNGLLAVGMESGLIELWSLSVIRTDDCSFAAAGVAATVAVRFDPFTCHVSAVNRLAWKNPESEDSRNIQLASCGADHCVRVFEVKC; via the exons ATGTCTATGAATGGTGGGGCTGAGGCGAGGAGAGTGTTTATAGGAGCAGGGTGCAACAGAGTAGTGAACAACGTGTCATGGGGCGCCTGTGATTTGGTGGCCTTTGGCGCCCAAAACGCCGTTGCTATATTCTGCCCCAAG AATGCCCAAATTTTGACAACTTTACCGGGTCACAGGGCCGCTGTAAACTGCACACAGTGGCTTCCAAGTAATAAGTTTGCATTTAAAG CTGAACAGTTGGAGAGGCACTATCTACTCTCAGGAGATGCTGATGGTGCCATTATTTTGTGGGAACTATCTCTCATTGACAGAAAG TGGAGGCATGTGCTACAAATACCACAATCACACAAGAAGGGTGTCACATGCATTACTGGAATTATGGTTTCTCAAAATGAGGCAATCTTTGCATCTACTTCTTCAGATGGTGCAGTCTATGTATGGGAACTGTTGTTTCCATCTACTCCTGGAG GTGACTGTAAATTGGTTTGTCTGGAATCTCTCTTTGTTGGTTCAAAACCTATGGTAGCACTTTCCTTAGCAGAATTACCTGGAAATACTGGGCATATAGTACTAGCCATGGGAGGATTGGATAATAAGATTCATCTTTACTGTGGGGAGAGGACAGGAAAG TTTCTTCGTGCATGTGAATTAAAAGGGCATACAGATTGGATCCGAAGTCTGGACTTCTCATTGCCTATATGCACCAATGGTGACGCAAATAGTATTCTACTAGTTAGTTCATCTCAGGACAAAGGCATACGCATATGGAAGCTGGCTCTACAGAGTTCTCCTTGCAGCATTCAGGGTGcatataagaaagaagaaataagcCTAGCATCTTATATTGAAGGCCCTGTGCTTGTAGCTGGCTCATCCTCTTATCAAATATCTTTGGAATCTCTTCTAATTGGCCATGAAGATTGGGTATATTCAGTGGAGTGGCAACCCCCTTCAAGTGCATCTGTAGAAGGAATTGACTTCTATCAACCTCAAAGCATCTTATCTGCATCTATGGACAAGACCATGATGATCTGGCAACCTGAAAAGACTTCTGGTATCTGGATGAATGTGGTTACTGTTGGAGAATTAAGCCATTGTGCTTTAGGGTTTTATGGTGGCCACTGGAGCCCAAACGGGAATTCAATTTTAGCACATGGATATGGTGGATCCTTCCATCTCTGGAAAAATGTTGGTGTGGATCTAGATAATTGGCAACCACAAAAGGTTCCCTCTGGGCATTTTGCAGCAGTGGCAGATATTGCGTGGGCAAGATCTGGTGAATACATACTGTCTGTCAGCCATGACCAG ACAACTCGAATATTTGCTTCATGGCAAAATGAAGCTTCTCTTAGAGATGGGGACTCTTGGCATGAAATTGCTCGCCCTCAGGTTCATGGTCATGATATGAATTGTGTGACCATTATCCAAGGAAAGGGGAACCATCGTTTTGTTAGTGGAGCTGATGAGAAAGTTGCCAGAGTATTTGAAGCtcctttgtcttttttaaaGACATTGAACTATGCCACTTCACAAAATTCTAGTTTTCCTGAAGACCTTCAAGTGGATGTTCAGATTTTGGGTGCAAATATGTCTGCTCTTGGCCTATCGCAGAAACCTATCTATGTTCAGg CCACACATGAGACCCCAGACAGAAATGGGAATGATGGTCTCGACACCCTTGAAACCATTCCTGATGCGGTTCCTACTGTGTTGACTGAACCCCCAATTGAAGATCAACTGGCTTGGCATACACTCTGGCCAGAATCACACAAACTTTATGGTCATGGGAATGAGTTGTTTTCTTTATGCTGTGATCACAAGGGAACGCTTGTCGCTTCGTCATGCAAG GCCCAGTCAGCCGCTGCAGCAGAAATATGGCTATGGCAAGTGGGTTCATGGAAGGCAGTTGGTCATTTGCAGTCTCACAGCTTAACTGTGACACAGATGGAATTTTCCCACGATGACAGCATGCTATTGGCTGTGTCAAGGGATCGTCAATTCTCTGTTTTCACGCTCAAAAGAACAG GCATCGATGAAGTTAGCTACCAGCTCTTAGCAAGGCAGGAGGCACACAAAAGAATTATCTGGTCATGCGCTTGGAACCCAAATGGTCATGAATTTGCTACAGGTTCACGGGACAAGACAGTAAAGATCTGGGCTGTTGATCAGGGATCTTCTGTTAAGCAGCTTATTACTTTGCCGCTATTCAATACTAGTGTCACAGCATTATCTTGGGTTGGTCTTGGTCACCAGAGAAACAACGGGCTCCTTGCAGTTGGAATGGAAAGTGGACTCATTGAACTTTGGAGTCTGTCTGTCATAAGAACAGATGATTGTAGCTTTGCAGCAGCAGGCGTAGCTGCCACTGTTGCTGTACGATTCGATCCATTTACGTGTCACGTCTCTGCCGTAAACCGTTTAGCGTGGAAAAATCCCGAGAGTGAAGATAGCAGGAACATCCAGCTTGCTTCTTGTGGAGCCGATCATTGTGTGAGAGTGTTTGAGGTAAAATGTTGA
- the LOC132189819 gene encoding protein PAL OF QUIRKY, which yields MEPPPPPQLPQAPPLSATNNNTTTVSPHMSYPDSVDSSPRSRNTDSWDEPLPSNAKLRLMCSYGGHIVPRPHDKSLCYVGGDTRMVVVERHTSLADLSSRLAKTLLNNRPFTLKYQLPNEDLDSLISVTTDEDLDNMIDEYDRTSSSNSGKSSRLRLFLFPIKPDSSQSIGPILDSSAKSEDWFLNALNAAGLLNRGFSDPASVNCLLGLDDDGVGVNNLESGGTRDVEAAQPGSFGNGKNVKQGQDVHSVPDSPMLETTSSFGSTSSSPSLANLPPIRVHVEDGAGGGVRVQDQKVGIEEQFAQMSVGSGPKQDEAFVMISSPPPMPVNIAMPVSSAVVAGEYPNRVFSDDERSDHGVPVGYRRVQPAAQPQPQSQPQTQPPLSQPKSSGGFDLHSPDSVSSDSSITNPLSRTKPVSYQPDPVFQIPSGTTRVPNNPVDPKVNVSDPNTRVQMQPQVQDSGYVLQPQFDQHQQHLQQTQQQHLQQTQQQHLQQTQQQQQQQQQQQQQFMHGTHYIHHPPTGALPLSAYYPVYPSQQQHHHPQHNPLEQQYPVYYMPARQAQGYSLSVQQSNMNEAASGGPSSRSQTPPNPAMVPPPAAYNPIRNAPIAKHEMSAGVYRTATTGAPQLVQVPSTHHQQQYVGYSQMHHPSQSMAPTSAATAQQYAYEYADPAHAQIYYTQPLAPTMPSQYQTMTAASAVVLPEASAQLPTDNIKQQMRT from the exons ATGgagccaccaccaccacctcagCTTCCACAGGCTCCGCCACTGTCCGCCACCAACAACAACACAACCACCGTATCCCCACACATGTCCTACCCGGACTCCGTAGACTCCTCCCCCCGCTCCCGCAACACCGACTCGTGGGACGAACCTCTTCCAAGTAACGCCAAGCTCCGCCTCATGTGCAGCTACGGCGGCCACATCGTCCCTCGCCCCCACGACAAGTCTCTTTGCTACGTCGGTGGCGACACACGCATGGTGGTCGTCGAACGCCACACCTCTCTCGCCGACCTCTCATCCCGTCTCGCCAAGACCCTCCTTAACAATCGCCCTTTCACGCTCAAGTACCAGCTCCCCAACGAGGACCTCGACTCGCTCATCTCCGTCACCACCGACGAGGACCTCGACAACATGATCGATGAGTACGACCGCACCTCCTCTTCCAATTCTGGCAAGTCCTCTCGCCTCCGCCTCTTCCTATTTCCTATCAAACCTGATTCCTCGCAGTCCATCGGCCCGATTCTCGACAGCTCCGCCAAGTCAGAGGACTGGTTCTTGAACGCTCTCAACGCCGCCGGTTTGCTCAACAGAGGGTTCTCGGACCCGGCCTCGGTCAATTGCTTGTTGGGTCTGGACGATGACGGCGTGGGTGTGAATAATCTGGAGTCAGGTGGTACGAGAGACGTGGAGGCTGCGCAGCCGGGATCGTTTGGGAATGGTAAGAACGTGAAGCAGGGTCAGGATGTTCACTCTGTGCCCGATTCGCCTATGCTTGAGACGACGTCGTCGTTCGGGTCCACTTCTTCGTCGCCTTCGCTGGCAAACTTGCCTCCGATTCGGGTCCACGTGGAGGATGGTGCTGGTGGTGGGGTTAGGGTGCAGGATCAAAAGGTGGGGATAGAAGAGCAGTTTGCTCAGATGAGTGTTGGGTCTGGACCGAAGCAAGATGAGGCTTTTGTTATGATTTCATCGCCGCCTCCGATGCCGGTGAATATAGCTATGCCGGTGAGCTCTGCGGTGGTCGCCGGTGAGTACCCAAATCGGGTGTTTTCGGATGATGAAAGATCGGACCACGGCGTGCCGGTTGGGTATCGGAGAGTACAACCGGCTGCTCAGCCTCAGCCACAATCACAACCTCAGACTCAGCCTCCACTGTCCCAACCGAAGTCAAGTGGTGGTTTTGATTTGCATTCCCCAGATTCAGTTTCAAG TGATAGTAGTATTACCAATCCATTGTCTCGCACAAAACCTGTAAGTTATCAACCAGACCCAGTTTTTCAAATCCCCTCTGGAACCACAAGGGTTCCTAACAACCCTGTTGATCCAAAAGTTAATGTCTCTGACCCCAACACCCGGGTCCAGATGCAACCACAGGTTCAGGATTCTGGTTATGTATTGCAACCTCAATTTGATCAACACCAGCAACACCTACAACAAACTCAACAGCAACACCTACAACAAACACAACAGCAACACCTACAACAAAcacaacagcaacagcaacagcagcagcagcagcaacagcaaTTCATGCATGGTACACATTATATCCACCACCCTCCCACTGGTGCTCTGCCACTCTCGGCATACTACCCTGTATATCCTTCCCAACAACAGCACCATCATCCCCAGCATAATCCACTTGAGCAGCAGTACCCGGTGTACTATATGCCTGCAAGGCAGGCTCAAGGTTACAGCTTGTCGGTGCAGCAATCTAATATGAATGAAGCTGCCTCCGGTGGTCCTTCTAGCCGCTCCCAAACACCCCCCAATCCTGCAATGGTCCCTCCTCCAGCGGCTTACAACCCCATAAGGAATGCCCCTATTGCCAAGCACGAAATGTCTGCAGGTGTATACAGAACAGCAACCACAGGTGCTCCCCAACTAGTTCAAGTTCCTTCTACTCATCATCAGCAGCAATATGTTGGTTACTCCCAGATGCATCACCCATCACAGTCCATGGCCCCTACTTCAGCTGCTACTGCTCAGCAGTATGCTTATGAATATGCCGATCCTGCTCATGCCCAGATATACTATACTCAGCCTCTAGCACCAACAATGCCTTCTCAATACCAGACCATGACAGCAGCCTCTGCTGTAGTGTTGCCGGAAGCTTCTGCTCAGCTTCCCACTGACAACATCAAGCAGCAGATGAGAACTTGA